The candidate division KSB1 bacterium genome includes a region encoding these proteins:
- the purM gene encoding phosphoribosylformylglycinamidine cyclo-ligase, with amino-acid sequence MSITYRSAGVDIDAAEKATKSIAREAKSTFNVHVLNDIGLFAGFYEIDLQKYPQPVVVTSIDGVGTKLKIAFMMGVHDTVGQDLVNHCVNDIMTCGADPAAFTDYVGTQKLSPEILAEIIRGMAKACRENECALIGGETAEMPGFYAPGEYDLAGSIIGLVNRPDIIDGSRIAKGHLLIGISSNGLHTNGYSLARKVLLEIKKIDLRVYEPELAKSWGEELLRVHKSYRKAIMRVRSIPGLDGISHITGGGIVGNTQRLLRGDLELAVDWSAWQIPPEFRLLQRYGDIEDEEMRRVFNLGIGLVFVVSPHAADKVKAELEAIGEKPVFLGEVK; translated from the coding sequence GTGAGCATCACCTATCGCAGCGCCGGCGTCGACATCGACGCAGCGGAAAAGGCGACAAAATCCATCGCTCGTGAAGCAAAATCGACTTTTAATGTGCACGTCCTTAACGACATCGGGCTGTTTGCGGGCTTTTATGAAATCGATTTGCAGAAATATCCGCAGCCGGTTGTGGTGACCAGCATCGACGGCGTGGGGACCAAGCTCAAAATTGCTTTCATGATGGGCGTGCATGATACTGTCGGCCAGGACCTTGTGAATCATTGCGTCAACGATATTATGACGTGCGGTGCGGATCCCGCTGCGTTTACGGACTACGTCGGCACGCAAAAGCTGTCGCCGGAAATCCTTGCCGAAATCATTCGCGGCATGGCAAAAGCCTGCCGTGAAAATGAATGCGCTCTGATCGGCGGAGAAACGGCCGAGATGCCCGGCTTTTACGCTCCGGGAGAATACGATCTTGCCGGCTCCATCATCGGACTCGTCAATCGACCTGACATCATTGACGGCAGCCGCATCGCCAAAGGACATCTCTTAATCGGCATATCCTCCAATGGTTTGCATACCAACGGCTATTCGCTGGCACGTAAAGTATTACTCGAGATCAAAAAAATCGATCTAAGAGTTTACGAACCGGAATTGGCAAAGAGTTGGGGGGAAGAGCTGCTGCGCGTTCATAAAAGCTACCGCAAAGCAATCATGCGCGTCCGTTCGATTCCGGGCCTCGACGGCATCAGTCACATCACCGGCGGCGGCATCGTCGGTAACACCCAAAGGCTGCTGCGCGGTGATCTGGAGTTGGCCGTTGATTGGTCGGCTTGGCAGATCCCGCCCGAGTTCCGTCTCCTGCAGCGATACGGCGATATAGAAGATGAAGAAATGCGCCGGGTATTTAACTTGGGCATCGGCCTGGTCTTTGTCGTATCTCCGCACGCTGCCGACAAGGTAAAGGCTGAGCTTGAAGCAATAGGTGAAAAGCCTGTCTTTTTGGGCGAGGTTAAATGA
- a CDS encoding DUF4416 family protein produces the protein MGIIQQPQPVCPICAVCSGEESLLLQVLKEIQELLGNLQSRSAVIDFNFTTYYQEEMGGNLLKVYAAFADLTDPGLLPQWKHRTNEIESRYMINDKRTVNIDPGYIEAAKLVLASTKNFSHRIYIGQGIYGDLQLTWRKGGFQANPWTYPDYRDERVLSFFNSVRNDYWTKLRKGIS, from the coding sequence ATGGGTATCATCCAACAGCCGCAACCGGTTTGTCCGATTTGCGCCGTATGCTCCGGCGAGGAGAGCCTGTTGCTGCAAGTCCTCAAAGAAATCCAGGAATTATTGGGCAATCTGCAATCCCGTTCGGCCGTCATCGATTTTAATTTTACGACCTATTACCAAGAAGAAATGGGCGGTAATTTACTAAAAGTATATGCTGCCTTTGCCGATCTTACGGATCCCGGGCTTTTACCGCAATGGAAGCATCGCACCAACGAGATCGAAAGTCGGTATATGATAAATGACAAAAGAACCGTGAATATCGACCCGGGCTATATCGAGGCTGCCAAACTGGTGCTCGCTTCCACAAAGAATTTCAGCCACAGAATCTACATCGGCCAGGGAATCTACGGTGACCTCCAACTGACTTGGCGTAAGGGAGGGTTTCAGGCGAATCCGTGGACCTATCCCGACTATCGCGATGAAAGAGTGCTCTCTTTTTTCAATTCGGTTAGAAACGACTATTGGACGAAACTCAGGAAAGGCATTTCGTGA
- the xylA gene encoding xylose isomerase — MANKVFIGSKEYFRGIKKIEYEGPQSKNPLAFKWYQPDKIVAGKPMKDHFRFAIAYWHTFCNTGGDPFGPGTVEFPWDQASDPMTAAKQKLDAAFEFFTKLGVDFYCFHDRDLAPEGKNVLESEANLRTLVDMAKERQKETGVKLLWGTANVFSHPRYMNGAATNPDFHVLTHVAAQVKAAIDATIELGGENYVFWGGREGYFSLLNTDMKREIEHLGMFLTKARDYGRKAGFKGVFLIEPKPMEPTKHQYDFDVATVIGFLRRFGLDKDFKLNIENNHATLAGHTFAHEVRLAADNGLLGSLDINQGDPHNGWDTDEFLHDITEAVLLMLEILSAGGLAPGGMNFDAKTRRNSTDLEDIFIAHISSMDTLARALIIADRIIRESDLLKMRRERYASFDSGDGARFEKGELGLEELRELAVKLGEPKQISGKQELYEAIINQFI, encoded by the coding sequence ATGGCAAACAAGGTTTTCATCGGCAGTAAGGAGTATTTTCGCGGCATCAAGAAAATCGAGTACGAGGGACCTCAATCCAAAAATCCCTTGGCCTTCAAATGGTACCAGCCGGATAAAATTGTCGCCGGCAAGCCCATGAAGGACCATTTCCGTTTTGCGATCGCTTACTGGCATACCTTCTGTAATACCGGAGGCGATCCGTTTGGGCCGGGTACCGTCGAGTTTCCGTGGGATCAAGCTTCAGATCCGATGACCGCAGCCAAACAAAAGCTCGATGCGGCGTTTGAATTCTTTACCAAACTCGGCGTCGACTTTTACTGCTTTCATGACCGCGACTTGGCTCCGGAAGGGAAAAACGTCCTCGAATCAGAAGCCAATCTGCGTACTCTGGTGGATATGGCCAAGGAACGCCAAAAAGAGACCGGCGTTAAGTTGCTATGGGGGACCGCCAACGTTTTCAGCCATCCCCGTTACATGAACGGCGCCGCTACCAATCCGGATTTTCATGTTCTGACCCATGTCGCAGCCCAGGTCAAAGCGGCGATCGATGCAACTATTGAGTTAGGCGGCGAAAACTATGTCTTTTGGGGCGGTCGCGAAGGCTATTTCTCGCTCCTGAATACGGACATGAAGCGTGAAATCGAACACCTCGGTATGTTTTTGACCAAAGCGCGTGATTATGGGCGCAAGGCCGGTTTCAAAGGCGTTTTCCTCATCGAGCCCAAGCCGATGGAACCCACCAAGCACCAATACGATTTCGATGTCGCGACCGTCATCGGTTTTCTGCGGCGTTTCGGCCTGGACAAGGATTTCAAGCTGAACATCGAAAACAATCACGCCACCTTAGCCGGACACACGTTTGCGCACGAGGTACGGCTGGCGGCGGACAACGGCCTGCTCGGCAGCCTGGACATCAATCAGGGCGATCCGCACAACGGTTGGGATACCGACGAGTTTCTGCACGACATCACCGAGGCCGTCCTGTTGATGCTGGAAATCCTCTCGGCTGGCGGATTGGCGCCCGGCGGTATGAACTTTGACGCCAAAACGCGCCGCAACTCGACAGATCTGGAAGACATTTTCATCGCGCACATCAGCTCCATGGACACCTTGGCCAGAGCGCTGATCATCGCCGATCGTATCATTCGCGAATCCGATCTGCTCAAAATGCGCCGCGAACGGTACGCTTCGTTTGATTCCGGCGACGGCGCCCGCTTTGAAAAAGGTGAGCTGGGGTTGGAAGAACTGCGTGAACTGGCCGTCAAGCTCGGCGAGCCCAAACAAATCAGCGGTAAACAGGAGCTCTACGAAGCCATTATTAATCAATTTATTTGA
- a CDS encoding Glu/Leu/Phe/Val dehydrogenase has translation MENNSLFNMALQQLDVAAKRLKLNPNTHNVLRYCERELIVAIPVVMNDGRIEMFTGYRVQHCSARGPCKGGIRYHQSVTLDEIKALAMWMTWKCAVVNIPFGGAKGGVQVDVTKLEKEEIRRLTRRYTVNIMPIIGPHSDIPAPDVNTNAETMGWIMDTVSMYRGATTLDIVTGKSTDLGGSLGRREATGRGVMFHTLELLKRWGKKPTDITVAVQGFGNVGGVSADLLSREGCRVVAVSDVSGAYYNPNGLPIQQMLDYCATSKFHYLEGFTAPGVSKISNQELLELDVDILVPAALERQITLDNVDRIRAKAIVEGANGPTTVEAEHELTKRGVTVIPDILANSGGVVVSYFEWVQSIQSFFWDEDEVNSNLKNVMTKAFKAVWDLSQKENITMRDAAMMIAVNRVATAIEERGIFP, from the coding sequence ATGGAGAATAACTCTCTGTTCAACATGGCGCTTCAGCAACTCGACGTTGCCGCAAAACGGCTCAAGCTGAACCCCAATACGCACAATGTTCTGCGCTATTGCGAGCGCGAGCTGATTGTCGCCATTCCGGTTGTCATGAATGACGGCAGGATCGAAATGTTTACCGGCTATCGCGTGCAGCACTGCAGCGCGCGGGGACCCTGCAAGGGAGGTATCCGTTATCATCAAAGCGTGACCTTGGACGAGATCAAAGCCTTGGCGATGTGGATGACCTGGAAATGTGCGGTAGTCAACATTCCCTTCGGCGGCGCCAAGGGCGGTGTTCAGGTTGATGTGACCAAGCTGGAAAAAGAGGAAATTCGCAGGCTCACACGCCGTTACACGGTCAACATTATGCCGATCATCGGCCCACACTCGGACATCCCTGCTCCGGACGTCAACACCAATGCCGAAACGATGGGATGGATTATGGACACGGTCAGCATGTATCGCGGCGCCACCACTCTGGATATAGTGACCGGCAAGTCCACCGACCTCGGCGGCAGCCTCGGCAGACGAGAGGCAACCGGCCGCGGCGTCATGTTTCATACCCTCGAGCTTCTCAAGCGTTGGGGTAAAAAGCCGACCGACATAACCGTAGCTGTTCAAGGTTTCGGTAACGTCGGAGGCGTCAGCGCCGATCTGCTCAGCCGTGAGGGCTGTAGAGTTGTAGCCGTCAGCGACGTTAGCGGTGCCTACTACAACCCCAACGGCTTGCCCATTCAGCAAATGCTGGATTATTGCGCCACTTCGAAGTTCCATTATTTGGAAGGCTTTACCGCACCCGGTGTGTCGAAAATCAGTAATCAAGAGCTGCTGGAACTCGACGTTGACATTCTGGTCCCGGCCGCACTGGAGCGGCAGATTACGCTGGACAATGTCGATCGAATCCGAGCCAAGGCGATCGTTGAAGGCGCCAACGGCCCGACAACCGTTGAGGCCGAGCACGAACTGACCAAGCGTGGCGTGACCGTCATCCCTGATATTTTGGCCAACTCGGGCGGTGTCGTTGTTTCCTATTTCGAGTGGGTACAGAGCATTCAGTCGTTTTTCTGGGACGAGGACGAAGTCAACAGCAATCTCAAGAACGTCATGACCAAAGCCTTCAAGGCGGTTTGGGATTTGTCGCAAAAGGAAAATATTACCATGCGCGATGCCGCGATGATGATTGCCGTCAACCGAGTTGCAACTGCCATTGAAGAACGCGGCATTTTTCCATGA
- a CDS encoding S4 domain-containing protein, which yields MVQESEHPELQRIDTWLNISCLYKTRSQAAKACQERRVKVNDKVAKPATMIRVGDKITLKTAAGKFINLTVLGLSQKNLPIKEARLLYRKEEPQLTEEAKELLHLFAESFKVHRPKYKGRPTKKERRKLEKILKKF from the coding sequence ATGGTACAGGAAAGTGAACATCCTGAGCTTCAGCGAATCGATACTTGGTTGAACATTTCTTGTCTCTATAAAACTCGTTCACAAGCGGCAAAAGCCTGCCAAGAGCGCCGTGTCAAAGTAAACGACAAAGTGGCCAAGCCTGCGACTATGATTCGGGTAGGGGACAAAATTACTCTCAAAACTGCTGCAGGAAAATTCATTAACCTGACGGTGCTGGGATTGTCGCAAAAAAATTTGCCCATCAAAGAGGCGAGGCTTTTATATCGGAAAGAAGAACCCCAGCTGACAGAGGAGGCAAAGGAACTTTTGCATTTGTTCGCCGAATCCTTCAAAGTGCACCGCCCGAAATACAAAGGACGACCGACTAAAAAGGAAAGGAGAAAGCTGGAAAAAATCCTTAAAAAATTCTAG
- a CDS encoding MlaD family protein has translation MKTRQQEERSHEIKVGLTFLVGILVIIYIIFAVGRHQGVLEKRYLLHFYVTRVNGLQTGAPVRLNGVRVGSVVGISFIEEVGNPKIKVSVEILRSVQKHIRKDSEAYIGTLGLLGDKFVSITAGSPDQPMLNDGDFLVGMDPIDVEKLIDESVAAFNELKDMTIKIKEITDKINEGQGTLGLLLNDPRLYNELMSSFELFTVLKNDLESSDGILAKILRDSTMYDELYTFLKNVNILADSLVNGSGSAARFVASSEAHDKLVANLEQISQILQKIEKGEGTVSRMLNDDALYERLVKVINQLDSLATDLKQNPRRYVTVKVF, from the coding sequence ATGAAAACACGACAGCAGGAAGAACGGTCGCACGAAATTAAGGTCGGGCTGACATTTTTAGTCGGAATATTGGTCATCATTTACATCATTTTTGCCGTCGGCAGGCATCAAGGAGTTTTGGAAAAGCGTTATCTTTTGCACTTTTATGTAACGCGCGTCAACGGCCTGCAGACCGGTGCCCCAGTTCGCCTCAACGGCGTGCGGGTGGGATCGGTCGTCGGCATCAGTTTTATCGAGGAGGTGGGCAATCCGAAAATCAAAGTTTCCGTCGAAATCCTCCGCTCGGTACAAAAACACATCCGAAAAGACTCCGAAGCCTATATCGGCACCCTTGGACTTTTGGGTGACAAGTTCGTTTCCATAACCGCAGGCAGTCCGGATCAGCCCATGCTTAACGACGGCGATTTCCTGGTCGGCATGGATCCCATCGACGTGGAAAAGCTTATCGACGAAAGCGTCGCCGCTTTCAACGAATTGAAGGATATGACGATCAAAATCAAGGAAATTACCGACAAGATCAATGAAGGGCAGGGGACACTGGGGCTTTTACTCAATGACCCGCGGCTTTATAATGAACTGATGTCATCATTCGAGCTGTTCACCGTCCTTAAAAATGATTTGGAATCGAGCGACGGTATTCTTGCCAAAATTCTGCGCGACAGCACGATGTATGACGAGCTCTATACTTTCTTAAAAAATGTCAACATACTGGCGGACAGCCTGGTAAACGGCTCCGGTTCTGCGGCGCGATTTGTCGCCAGTTCTGAAGCCCATGATAAACTTGTGGCAAATCTCGAACAAATTTCACAAATTCTGCAAAAAATCGAAAAGGGCGAAGGCACCGTCAGTCGAATGCTCAATGACGATGCCTTGTATGAAAGGCTTGTCAAGGTGATCAACCAGCTTGACAGCCTGGCGACCGATCTAAAACAAAATCCGCGCCGATACGTTACTGTCAAAGTGTTTTAA
- a CDS encoding ABC transporter ATP-binding protein, whose product MTTRGGIIIEFRDVWKSFNNHQVLKGLSLSIFRGETLVILGRSGCGKSVTLKILLGLIPPDSGSVIVDGIDIAALPERELFPIRRRMGMLFQGSALFDSLTIGENVAFALKEHTTMSQEEIDEIVAKNLLFVDMAGTENLMPSELSGGMKKRVALARAMAYQPEILLYDEPTTGLDPITATTINALIRKTQAEYGVTSIVVTHELASGFSVADRVAVMDGGRILEIGTVEEIKKSSNEFIQTFIAGPK is encoded by the coding sequence ATGACGACTCGAGGCGGTATTATCATCGAGTTTCGCGATGTGTGGAAATCATTCAATAATCACCAGGTTCTTAAAGGTCTTTCCCTATCGATCTTTCGAGGCGAAACGCTGGTCATCTTGGGGCGCAGCGGCTGCGGAAAAAGCGTTACCTTAAAAATTCTGCTTGGACTCATTCCTCCGGATTCCGGCAGCGTCATCGTCGACGGCATCGACATCGCTGCTCTGCCCGAGCGGGAGCTGTTTCCCATCCGCCGCCGCATGGGCATGCTCTTCCAAGGCAGCGCGCTGTTTGATTCGCTTACCATCGGCGAAAACGTCGCCTTTGCTTTAAAAGAGCATACCACCATGTCCCAAGAAGAAATCGATGAAATTGTTGCCAAGAATCTTTTGTTTGTGGACATGGCCGGCACTGAAAACTTGATGCCTTCGGAACTTTCCGGCGGCATGAAAAAACGCGTCGCGCTTGCGCGGGCTATGGCCTATCAGCCGGAAATTCTCCTCTATGATGAACCGACAACCGGGTTGGATCCGATTACGGCGACAACCATTAATGCATTGATTCGCAAAACCCAGGCGGAATACGGCGTGACTTCCATTGTGGTCACGCACGAGCTGGCAAGCGGCTTTAGCGTAGCCGACCGCGTTGCCGTTATGGACGGCGGCCGCATCCTGGAAATCGGCACCGTCGAAGAAATCAAAAAAAGCTCAAACGAATTCATTCAGACCTTTATAGCAGGCCCCAAATGA